A genomic segment from Bacillus rossius redtenbacheri isolate Brsri chromosome 5, Brsri_v3, whole genome shotgun sequence encodes:
- the LOC134532217 gene encoding uncharacterized protein LOC134532217, with the protein MDIFSRGKKLVELCILQNPANNSDCEAGESLRQVQSIEDASKDNKTCDVWPGNKMLLDNPVSNPTTESNIDIILQEEEGNRRENNVQDPECTGLPVVTLWQNDFDSVLLPVPGVEIEFITANFTNTSLAGNLTTEINGTGFEIHDTDPIESVQLLPADETSLEVTRKNANIVASTSHDILQGEENISEEEMLVHQNADTDSDFAPKPPDSPQKGCDPRPKRGRKRKHETSREENKAKRNRNEEHYNNKGVKVVKSFKDYRCNCSQMCHERLSVEVRKEQYIKYWELGSYDAQTNFIAAHVSENTKKRSQGKNEAKRCFSRCYRFGSENVCRDIFVITLGISTKRVNTALKKLRTSSITDKRGHTQGGKNKISDGKKQEVVRQISKIPKYKSHYRREQTGAKFLPPGMTLQDMYGAYKTEVSEPVSYSTYRRIFLNDFNLRFKALKKDTCNSCDTYAAKLQTPYSKEETLKIKQDHDKHIDIAEEAQKLMRTNMKDAKDQPAMECRLAAAP; encoded by the exons ATGGACATTTTTAGCAGGGGTAAAAAATTGGTAGAGCTTTGTATATTACAAAACCCAGCTAACAATAGTGATTGTGAAGCAGGAGAGAGTTTGAGGCAAGTTCAGAGTATTGAG gatgCTTCCAAGGATAATAAAACATGTGATGTTTGGCCTGGAAATAAAATGTTGTTGGATAATCCTGTTAGCAATCCAACAACTGAAAGCAACATTGATATAATACTCCAAGAAGAAGAGGGAAATAGAAGAGAGAATAATGTACAG gaCCCTGAATGTACTGGACTTCCAGTAGTAACTCTCTGGCAAAATGACTTTGATTCAGTACTGTTGCCAGTACCAGGAGTTGAAATAGAGTTCATTACTGCTAACTTCACAAACACATCCCTGGCTGGAAACCTAACTACAGAGATAAATGGGACTGGCTTTGAAATACAC GATACTGATCCCATCGAGAGTGTACAACTTTTGCCTGCTGATGAAACTAGTTTAGAAGTAACCAGAAAAAATGCAAACATTGTAGCATCTACAAGCCATGATATTCTTCAGGGAGAAGAAAATATTAGTGAG GAGGAAATGTTAGTTCACCAAAATGCTGATACCGATTCAGACTTCGCACCTAAACCACCCGACTCTCCGCAGAAAGGATGTGATCCGCGGCCAAAGCGAGGGCGAAAGAGGAAGCATGAAACTTCAAGAGAAGAAAACAAAGCAAAACGAAATAGAAATGAAGAACATTACAACAACAAAGGTGTAAAAGTtgtaaaatctttcaaagattaccGATGCAATTGCTCACAAATGTGTCACGAGAGACTTTCAGTAGAAGTGCGAAAAGAACAGTATATAAAATACTGGGAGCTTGGTTCTTATGATGCACAAACCAATTTCATTGCTGCTCATGTGTCTGAAAATACAAAGAAAAGAAGCCAAGGAAAAAATGAAGCAAAGAGATGTTTTTCAAGATGTTACAGATTTGGCAGTGAAAATGTATGTAGGGATATATTTGTCATTACTCTTGGAATTTCAACTAAAAGAGTTAATACCGCACTAAAAAAGTTAAGGACTTCTTCCATTACTGACAAAAGAGGCCACACACAAGGTGGGAAGAACAAGATATCGGATGGCAAGAAACAAGAAGTAGTGAGACAGATttccaaaataccaaaatataaatCTCATTACAGACGGGAACAAACTGGTGCTAAATTTCTTCCCCCAGGCATGACCTTACAAGATATGTATGGAGCCTACAAAACTGAAGTTTCTGAGCCTGTTAGTTATTCCACTTATAGGCGCATCTTTCTAAATGACTTCAATCTGAGATTTAAAGCATTGAAAAAAGACACATGCAATTCGTGTGATACCTACGCAGCAAAATTGCAGACTCCGTATTCTAAAGAAGAGACATTGAAAATAAAGCAGGATCACGACAAACACATTGATATTGCAGAAGAGGCTCAAAAACTTATGAGGACTAACATGAAGGATGCAAAAGACCAACCTGCAATGGAAT Gtaggctggcagctgctccttga